Proteins from one Desulfonema limicola genomic window:
- a CDS encoding Rpn family recombination-promoting nuclease/putative transposase, whose protein sequence is MNKLTDPHDKFIRETFSRKDVAAGFLDGNLPGEIRKNVNLATLSIVKDSFIDKELKEHFSDILYTVKYRKTDMFIYLLFEHKSYPDQLSSFQILRYETKIWEQYLKQNPKAKKLPPIFPMLLYHGQAEWKIPVNFQAIIQNPGLPERYIPEYSYELYDISHIPENKIRGKVLTRMVLLTAKYIFDPNLRQKLPEILALFNQITNRKTALEMLEIILRYVVRATNRFDEKDVIEIIKETEIGEDIMETFIDRYINQGIEQGLNQGLNQGEKRSLTRLLKARFGKLPEWVQDKINLADLKHIEEWSIRLLTADKLNDVLKD, encoded by the coding sequence ATGAATAAACTAACCGATCCCCATGATAAATTTATCAGGGAAACTTTTTCCCGTAAAGATGTTGCAGCAGGTTTTCTTGATGGAAATCTTCCTGGAGAGATAAGGAAAAACGTAAACCTTGCGACTCTTTCCATAGTTAAGGACAGCTTTATTGACAAAGAACTCAAAGAGCATTTTTCCGACATTCTTTACACTGTCAAATATCGGAAAACCGATATGTTCATATATCTGCTTTTTGAGCATAAAAGCTATCCTGATCAGCTTTCAAGCTTTCAAATCCTGAGATATGAAACAAAGATATGGGAACAATATTTAAAACAGAACCCAAAGGCAAAAAAACTGCCGCCTATTTTTCCAATGCTGCTTTATCATGGACAGGCAGAGTGGAAAATACCGGTGAATTTTCAGGCGATCATTCAAAATCCAGGGTTACCGGAAAGATATATTCCTGAATATTCTTATGAACTGTATGATATTTCCCATATTCCCGAAAATAAAATCCGGGGAAAAGTGTTAACCAGAATGGTGCTTCTGACTGCAAAGTATATATTTGATCCGAATCTCAGACAGAAACTGCCGGAAATTCTGGCCTTATTCAATCAGATAACAAACCGGAAAACCGCTCTGGAAATGCTGGAAATCATCCTTCGTTATGTGGTCAGGGCCACAAATCGCTTTGATGAAAAGGATGTTATAGAGATTATAAAAGAAACGGAAATAGGAGAAGATATTATGGAAACTTTTATAGATAGATACATTAATCAGGGAATAGAGCAGGGATTGAACCAGGGATTGAACCAGGGTGAAAAAAGGAGTCTTACGCGTCTATTAAAAGCTCGTTTTGGAAAGCTGCCTGAATGGGTGCAGGATAAAATTAATCTTGCAGACTTAAAACATATTGAAGAATGGAGTATTCGGCTGCTCACTGCTGATAAGCTTAATGACGTGTTGAAAGATTGA
- the pgm gene encoding phosphoglucomutase (alpha-D-glucose-1,6-bisphosphate-dependent), producing MAIHKLAGQPAPLSLLVNIPRLVSAYYNQKPDNSDPSQAVEFGTSGHRGSSFKKSFNESHILATAQAICDFRKKEGIDGPLFLGMDTHALSEPSHATTLEVLAANHVEVMIHKSHGYTPTPVVSHAVLTHNKGKKSGLADGIVITPSHNPPEDGGFKYNPPHGGPADTDVTAWIQKRANEIMSQDNKAVKRILYEKALKSSNVHEYDYIKPYVDDLENILDMKAIKESGIKIGVDPMGGAAVDFWEPVAETYGLNLELVNKKIDPAFGFMRVDKDGKIRMDCSSPYAMSGLIALKDKYDIAFGNDPDVDRHGIVTPGSGLMNPNHYLAAAIFYLFQNRPGWNPDAVIGKTLVSSTMIDRVAKHLGKKVSEVPVGFKWFVQGLLDGSSGFGGEESAGASFLRKNGKVWTTDKDGIIMNLLAAEIIAVTGKDPGEHYKNLTKQFGSPVYKRLQAPATPGQKAVLKKLSPDQVTADTLAGEPILEKITHAPGNNASIGGLKVVTENGWFAARPSGTEDIYKIYTESFKGEEHLKQIQKQAVDIVDSAFKSSGVL from the coding sequence ATGGCTATACACAAACTTGCAGGACAGCCTGCTCCATTATCACTGCTGGTAAATATCCCCAGGCTTGTAAGTGCATATTATAATCAAAAGCCTGATAATTCCGATCCTTCCCAGGCTGTTGAATTTGGAACATCAGGACACAGGGGATCTTCTTTTAAGAAAAGTTTTAATGAATCTCATATCCTGGCAACAGCCCAGGCCATCTGCGATTTTCGTAAAAAAGAAGGGATTGACGGCCCCTTGTTTTTAGGCATGGATACCCATGCACTTTCAGAACCCAGCCACGCAACCACACTTGAGGTTCTTGCTGCAAACCATGTTGAGGTTATGATTCATAAATCACATGGCTATACCCCGACACCTGTTGTATCCCATGCAGTCTTAACCCATAATAAGGGGAAAAAATCAGGACTTGCAGACGGCATTGTCATAACACCCTCGCATAATCCCCCTGAAGACGGTGGATTTAAATATAATCCTCCCCATGGGGGCCCTGCTGACACAGATGTTACTGCATGGATACAAAAAAGAGCCAATGAGATTATGAGCCAGGACAATAAAGCTGTTAAGCGCATTTTATATGAAAAAGCTTTAAAATCATCCAATGTTCATGAATATGACTATATAAAACCCTATGTTGATGATCTTGAAAACATCCTTGACATGAAAGCCATAAAGGAATCAGGCATTAAAATAGGGGTTGATCCTATGGGCGGTGCAGCAGTGGATTTCTGGGAGCCTGTTGCAGAAACCTACGGCCTGAACCTGGAACTTGTAAATAAAAAAATTGATCCAGCATTTGGTTTTATGCGTGTGGACAAAGACGGTAAAATCCGCATGGACTGCTCTTCACCCTATGCCATGTCAGGGCTGATAGCACTAAAAGACAAATATGATATTGCATTTGGAAATGATCCTGATGTTGACAGACACGGAATAGTAACACCTGGATCAGGGCTGATGAATCCAAATCATTATCTTGCAGCAGCAATCTTTTATCTTTTTCAAAACCGCCCGGGATGGAATCCTGATGCAGTTATAGGAAAAACCCTTGTAAGCAGCACCATGATAGACAGGGTTGCAAAACACCTGGGAAAAAAGGTTTCCGAGGTTCCGGTTGGTTTTAAATGGTTTGTCCAGGGGCTTCTTGACGGCTCAAGCGGGTTTGGGGGTGAGGAAAGTGCAGGAGCTTCTTTTTTAAGGAAAAACGGAAAGGTCTGGACTACTGACAAAGACGGGATAATAATGAATCTTTTAGCTGCTGAAATAATAGCAGTAACCGGCAAAGATCCTGGAGAGCATTATAAAAATCTTACAAAGCAGTTTGGCAGCCCTGTTTATAAAAGACTCCAGGCCCCTGCAACCCCTGGGCAAAAGGCTGTGTTAAAAAAATTATCCCCTGACCAGGTAACAGCAGACACACTTGCAGGAGAACCCATACTTGAAAAAATCACCCATGCTCCTGGAAATAACGCATCTATCGGCGGACTAAAGGTGGTAACAGAAAACGGCTGGTTTGCAGCCCGTCCTTCAGGAACCGAAGATATTTACAAGATTTACACAGAAAGCTTTAAAGGAGAAGAACATTTAAAACAGATACAAAAGCAGGCTGTTGACATTGTTGACAGTGCGTTTAAATCTTCAGGGGTGTTGTAA
- a CDS encoding class I SAM-dependent methyltransferase codes for MTGLINSKREAFSRKMVDILNFGSLNLALGIGYRLGLFDILDNFDSPENIDRIAEESGLNKRYIKEWLGIMVTGRIIELSKDENKENLYFLPREHGDFLAKRSGSSNMGVYTQEIPLLTSCAFEPVLKGFKTGEGVPFSFYPEFQAFMTELSNAKHEQVLVDKFLPSINNGSLVEQLKKGIRVCDLGCGEGAALNLMAKAFPKSSFIGIDLHEQAVKTAQDSAREKGLKNAAFMVRDAALLEKDPGLKGFFDFITAFDSIHDQTKPLDALKGIYHMLRPDGIFSMVDIASKTDHADNMDHFMGPFLYTVSLMHCMPVGLSDQGTGLGMMWGREKALELLKQAGFENITISALPDDAFNLNYLCKK; via the coding sequence ATGACTGGTCTTATTAATTCCAAAAGAGAAGCTTTTTCCAGGAAAATGGTTGATATTCTTAATTTTGGCTCTCTTAATCTTGCTTTGGGCATAGGTTATCGTTTAGGGCTGTTTGATATTCTTGATAATTTTGATTCACCTGAAAATATAGACAGGATAGCAGAAGAATCCGGCCTGAATAAACGATATATAAAAGAATGGCTTGGTATTATGGTAACAGGCCGGATTATTGAGCTTTCAAAAGATGAAAACAAAGAAAATCTTTATTTTCTTCCCAGGGAACATGGAGACTTTCTTGCAAAACGCTCCGGCAGTTCAAATATGGGAGTATATACACAGGAGATACCCCTGCTGACATCCTGTGCTTTTGAACCTGTTCTTAAAGGCTTTAAAACCGGTGAAGGTGTGCCTTTCAGCTTTTATCCTGAATTTCAGGCGTTTATGACGGAATTAAGCAATGCCAAACATGAGCAGGTTCTTGTTGATAAATTTCTTCCTTCCATTAACAACGGCAGTCTTGTTGAGCAGTTGAAAAAAGGGATCCGGGTCTGCGATCTTGGATGCGGTGAAGGTGCTGCACTTAATTTAATGGCAAAGGCTTTTCCCAAAAGCAGTTTTATCGGGATTGATCTTCATGAACAGGCAGTAAAAACAGCACAGGATTCAGCAAGGGAAAAAGGTTTGAAAAATGCTGCTTTTATGGTTCGCGATGCTGCCCTGCTGGAAAAGGATCCTGGCCTGAAAGGATTTTTTGATTTTATAACAGCCTTTGATTCCATTCATGACCAGACAAAACCCCTTGACGCATTAAAAGGAATTTATCACATGCTCCGGCCTGACGGTATTTTTTCAATGGTTGACATTGCTTCAAAAACAGATCATGCTGATAATATGGATCATTTTATGGGACCCTTTCTTTATACTGTAAGCCTTATGCACTGTATGCCTGTTGGACTTTCAGATCAGGGGACAGGGCTTGGCATGATGTGGGGAAGGGAAAAGGCTTTAGAACTGCTCAAACAGGCAGGTTTTGAAAATATAACAATATCAGCTTTGCCTGATGATGCATTTAATTTAAATTATCTTTGCAAAAAATAA
- a CDS encoding ATP-grasp domain-containing protein: protein MNIVYLSPHFPPNYYLFSVNLKKMGARVLGIGDASYDELRTELKDALTEYYRVENMEDYEQVLRACGYFTHAYGKIDHVESHNEYWLETEARLRTDFNIQGTKNHQVARITRKSEMKNLFQKAGVEVARGKIVKNIESARNLIQETGYPVVCKPDRGVGAADTFMINNDEELNAFFSGNRQNRYIMEEFINGDIHSFDGLTDLDGNVVFYTSHVFSQGIMETVNQDRDIFYYSMCEIPQDIEEAGINTVKAFHIRGKFFHIEFFRTRDNKLTALEMNARPPGGLTTDMFNFANNIDVYKEWANIVVLNKFTASYSRPYHCGYIGRKLNKNYINSHRAIMQNFGHIIVYHGHIDSVFSAAIGNYAYLANSACLEDLKKAAEFIQATA, encoded by the coding sequence ATGAACATAGTATATCTTTCACCTCATTTTCCCCCGAATTATTATCTTTTCAGCGTAAATTTGAAAAAAATGGGAGCCAGGGTTCTTGGTATCGGTGATGCTTCATATGATGAACTGAGAACCGAGCTTAAGGATGCTCTTACAGAATATTACAGGGTTGAAAACATGGAAGACTATGAACAGGTACTCCGTGCCTGCGGATATTTTACCCATGCTTACGGTAAGATTGATCATGTGGAATCCCATAATGAATACTGGCTGGAAACAGAAGCCAGGCTGAGGACAGATTTTAATATCCAGGGAACCAAAAACCATCAGGTTGCAAGAATAACCAGGAAATCTGAAATGAAAAACCTGTTTCAAAAAGCAGGGGTTGAAGTTGCCAGGGGAAAAATTGTTAAAAATATTGAAAGTGCAAGAAACCTGATCCAGGAAACCGGCTACCCCGTGGTATGTAAACCAGACAGGGGAGTTGGTGCGGCTGATACCTTTATGATTAATAATGATGAGGAATTAAACGCCTTTTTCTCAGGTAACCGTCAAAACAGGTATATAATGGAAGAATTCATAAACGGTGATATTCATTCTTTTGACGGACTGACAGACCTTGACGGAAATGTTGTTTTTTATACATCCCATGTATTCAGCCAGGGGATTATGGAAACTGTAAACCAGGACAGGGACATATTTTATTATTCCATGTGCGAGATTCCTCAGGATATTGAAGAAGCAGGAATAAATACTGTCAAGGCTTTTCATATAAGGGGAAAATTTTTCCATATTGAGTTTTTCAGAACCAGAGATAACAAGCTTACAGCCCTGGAAATGAATGCAAGACCCCCTGGAGGCCTGACTACGGATATGTTTAATTTTGCCAATAATATTGATGTTTATAAAGAATGGGCAAATATTGTAGTTCTTAATAAATTTACAGCATCATATTCACGTCCTTATCATTGCGGATACATAGGCCGTAAACTTAATAAAAACTATATTAATTCCCATCGTGCAATTATGCAGAATTTTGGTCATATTATTGTTTACCACGGGCATATAGACTCTGTTTTCAGTGCAGCAATCGGCAATTATGCATATCTTGCCAATTCAGCCTGTCTGGAAGACCTTAAAAAAGCAGCAGAATTTATCCAGGCAACAGCATAA
- a CDS encoding AAA family ATPase, with amino-acid sequence MKQKNSETVFEKYEKLRHVLKQRIYDQKEAVDELVDAFIHMACKPSKCLPKAIFTFLGPASVGKGYLANLTAEIFDEFDSFKHFDMGHYSVLEDEYKLLGQKSSDEFGKGELCTFLKDHPRSVVFFRDIEKADNQLQLALLKMITSDDKESEVDTSQAVFIFSSTLCCDLYHNKNVLNALKQNKLRGQALILDAVSKEEKNIYDIGQAAVVPELITAISGGYIVLFNRLTLDSIVRVGSDALKNLKINYTQTSDIELIYEDFDSLVKLLILSFAPYISIKQISQKLPDILLNKIIRFKQEMETTPEKIVISVSDQARDFLNEHYKKHYEYSHHLFILNEIVELVWKISYEKSFAKITISHAELKKISPQPGIILNENQPVMQFSENGFKDIAGNAPVKESLLQIISVLKKPEHVKKFDIEMPRGMLLCGPEGVGKTIICRAFSKEAGLPYIYVSGNELFDVRYIHKVYQKARLYAPSIVFLDGIDVKGYVDGVLTPIPTEQLILELDSISSDPNEFVFTLATALHRDMVHPDFIVPNRIDIFVEVPEFDREARRFFIEKILEKPNDGKIDVDKVVRYISGMNRYDLDRIGKETSLYAIRNNLDCINEEILIEQINIIKYGHKLDTRHIRNIEEDLKKTACHEAAHAVLSYVLLPHIKIEQVTIAPRHETLGFVSYNDDDFVGNFSKEEIFSNICVMLAGRIAQIRKFGENGIDSGAANDLEQATYLAYMAVASMGMDKEMGYIHIDTLRDNVGHDLFQSGLEKGITRWINDAGQKTETLVEKYWDKIEHISSILVQQEIVDGTELESIMKKTDTNEIAKN; translated from the coding sequence ATGAAACAAAAGAATTCCGAGACTGTATTTGAGAAATATGAAAAACTGAGACATGTATTAAAACAAAGGATTTACGATCAAAAAGAAGCTGTGGATGAACTGGTAGATGCTTTTATCCATATGGCATGCAAGCCTTCAAAATGTCTGCCAAAAGCCATTTTTACCTTCTTGGGGCCTGCTTCGGTAGGCAAAGGGTACCTGGCAAATTTAACTGCTGAAATTTTTGATGAATTTGATAGTTTTAAACACTTTGACATGGGGCATTATTCAGTTCTTGAAGATGAATATAAATTATTGGGACAAAAATCTTCAGATGAATTTGGAAAAGGCGAATTATGCACTTTTTTAAAAGACCATCCCAGATCAGTTGTGTTTTTTAGAGATATTGAAAAAGCTGATAATCAGCTTCAGCTTGCTCTTTTGAAAATGATTACTTCTGATGACAAGGAAAGCGAGGTAGATACCTCACAGGCTGTTTTTATTTTTTCCTCAACACTCTGCTGTGATTTATATCATAATAAAAATGTTTTAAATGCTTTGAAGCAAAATAAGCTGCGGGGTCAGGCTTTAATCCTGGATGCTGTTTCAAAAGAGGAAAAAAATATATATGATATTGGACAGGCTGCAGTTGTTCCTGAATTAATAACAGCAATATCAGGCGGCTATATTGTGCTTTTTAATCGTCTGACCCTTGATTCAATAGTAAGGGTTGGATCAGATGCTCTTAAAAATCTTAAAATAAATTATACCCAGACCAGTGATATTGAGCTGATATATGAAGATTTTGATTCTCTGGTAAAATTATTAATCTTATCTTTTGCGCCATATATCAGCATAAAGCAGATCAGTCAGAAACTGCCTGATATACTGCTTAACAAAATTATCAGATTCAAGCAGGAGATGGAAACAACACCTGAAAAAATTGTAATAAGTGTTTCAGACCAGGCAAGGGATTTTTTAAATGAGCATTATAAAAAGCATTACGAATATTCTCATCATCTTTTTATTCTCAATGAAATTGTAGAACTGGTATGGAAGATATCATATGAAAAATCTTTTGCAAAGATTACTATAAGTCATGCAGAACTGAAAAAAATATCTCCCCAGCCTGGAATTATTTTAAATGAAAATCAGCCTGTTATGCAATTTTCTGAAAATGGATTTAAAGATATTGCAGGCAATGCACCGGTAAAGGAATCATTATTACAGATTATCTCGGTGCTTAAAAAGCCTGAACATGTTAAAAAATTTGATATTGAAATGCCAAGGGGAATGCTTCTCTGCGGTCCTGAAGGGGTTGGAAAAACGATAATATGCAGGGCTTTTTCCAAAGAAGCCGGACTTCCCTATATTTATGTTTCAGGAAATGAATTGTTTGATGTTAGATATATACACAAGGTTTATCAAAAAGCCAGGCTCTATGCCCCAAGTATTGTTTTCCTGGATGGAATTGATGTTAAAGGATATGTTGACGGGGTTCTGACTCCTATACCCACAGAACAGCTTATTCTTGAGCTTGACAGCATTTCATCTGATCCTAACGAGTTTGTTTTTACTCTTGCAACTGCCCTGCACAGGGATATGGTTCATCCTGATTTTATTGTTCCCAACAGGATTGATATTTTTGTTGAGGTACCTGAGTTTGACCGTGAGGCCAGACGCTTTTTTATTGAAAAAATCCTGGAAAAACCCAATGATGGTAAAATTGATGTGGATAAAGTTGTACGTTATATCTCGGGAATGAACAGATATGATCTTGACCGTATAGGAAAAGAAACCTCCCTTTATGCAATCCGCAACAACCTGGACTGTATTAATGAAGAAATTCTTATAGAGCAGATTAATATAATAAAATACGGTCATAAACTGGATACACGGCATATAAGAAATATTGAAGAAGACCTGAAAAAAACAGCCTGTCATGAAGCTGCCCACGCGGTTTTATCATATGTCTTACTGCCTCATATAAAAATAGAACAGGTTACAATTGCACCCAGGCATGAAACTCTTGGTTTTGTTTCATATAATGATGATGATTTTGTAGGTAATTTTTCAAAGGAAGAGATATTTTCCAATATCTGCGTAATGCTGGCCGGACGCATTGCACAGATAAGAAAATTTGGAGAAAATGGAATTGACAGCGGTGCAGCCAATGATCTGGAACAGGCAACCTATCTTGCATATATGGCTGTTGCCAGCATGGGTATGGATAAGGAAATGGGGTATATACATATTGATACACTTAGGGATAATGTTGGTCATGATCTTTTTCAATCAGGGCTGGAAAAGGGAATTACCCGTTGGATCAATGATGCTGGGCAGAAAACAGAAACACTGGTTGAAAAATACTGGGATAAAATTGAACATATCTCCAGTATTCTGGTGCAGCAGGAGATTGTTGACGGAACAGAGCTTGAAAGCATTATGAAAAAAACAGATACAAATGAAATTGCAAAAAATTAA
- a CDS encoding caspase family protein: protein MFLSRNSFLILFLIILTLTSCQTRYQQPDEKEPGQHGVTKGLFRHKWWNYYERGLSFSDGQVWQKADADFLQAIKKRNKDQFRARTYGMHFVDYFPHRELGISMFYQERWKEAVKELETSLSSQKTAKAEYYLDKARKSWIEQEKSDINPPSVSIQSPEQGFLSNQFTLSITGTAKDDTYVKSIRVNNVPVRLDVSAKEIVFKTDISLKPGENEIIIKAADITGKTGTAVHKIICDRASPILNVDHIIPDNESETGYTIKGYAYDDSGIKSIRVNNMEIIKKPGKQILLNTAVPVPHENRRYIVTAEDILGNLVKAEIPVSIEQSDLYQHEPEPVLLASLNTFPMILKSAQKKEKSEIYSPLPSSFYLAAGGINVSERQLKWNIKKMIKKGINYALVIGINSYSIWPPLKTAVNDAMGLSEILISRYGFLKENVVIKTEEQATRQEIINDLRNLAAGLGEDDNLLVYFAGHGQLDDLTSDGYWIPVEGELNDPTGWIVNSTIKNILSSEKIRGKNIVVIADSCYSGNLLRGGGKMISASDRNYMMRIIESAQKKSRQIITSGGNEPVADEGRDNHSLFAYYFLKALEDNQSSVIDIESLMLTDVWKSVSEKGGQRPRVGRLKTPMDENGQFVLILNDEIDKQNETELDQYADISFQDAEDSDADRQNKTDRAVPLKINAPKPQDLPDTEPPEINLKDYKQERVVFLDKIYIQGNAKDQGNIQNLTINDKKVLRMPGRNVWFNHLADLDEGRNEFLIKCTDAVGNISEKKIVIERKIPKVFDLDARMSVALFPFARKRSSGTGVHKSLLKNLVESGRFNMKEWKSEIIEGLPDQDEKKDEIIKIAKELGVDYVLIGTLDIKEKSLEISARVIEVDSYDILTFEDVYGEDIDRELEEKLCSGLVLKLCDSLPVIEGKIVKLKSDEVIVNIGENHNIKKGMRLIFFKEGEPLKDPDTGEELGADIEELGVARVYKFMGQKMSQAKLLNKDITEELEAGLSFVTQ, encoded by the coding sequence ATGTTCTTGTCCAGAAATTCTTTTTTAATCTTGTTTTTGATTATATTAACCCTGACCAGCTGCCAAACCAGATATCAACAGCCTGATGAAAAAGAACCTGGTCAGCATGGTGTTACAAAAGGGCTTTTCCGGCATAAATGGTGGAACTATTATGAGCGGGGGCTTTCTTTTTCAGACGGTCAGGTCTGGCAGAAGGCTGATGCTGATTTTCTTCAGGCAATTAAAAAAAGAAATAAAGATCAGTTCCGCGCCCGTACCTATGGAATGCACTTTGTTGATTATTTTCCCCACAGGGAACTTGGAATTTCCATGTTTTACCAGGAACGCTGGAAAGAAGCAGTAAAAGAACTGGAAACATCTTTATCAAGCCAAAAAACCGCTAAAGCAGAATATTACCTGGATAAAGCTCGAAAATCATGGATTGAACAGGAAAAATCAGATATCAATCCTCCCTCAGTCAGCATTCAAAGCCCTGAACAGGGATTTCTTTCAAACCAATTTACCCTTTCAATAACCGGTACTGCAAAAGATGACACCTATGTTAAAAGTATCCGTGTTAATAATGTCCCTGTAAGGCTTGATGTTTCAGCAAAAGAGATTGTCTTTAAAACTGATATTTCCCTTAAACCCGGTGAAAATGAGATTATTATTAAAGCTGCTGACATTACAGGGAAAACAGGCACAGCTGTTCATAAGATAATATGCGACCGTGCAAGTCCCATACTTAATGTGGATCATATAATCCCAGATAATGAATCTGAAACCGGATATACAATAAAGGGATATGCTTATGATGATTCAGGTATTAAATCCATACGTGTAAACAACATGGAGATTATAAAAAAACCTGGTAAACAAATCCTGCTCAACACAGCAGTACCTGTTCCTCATGAAAATAGAAGATATATAGTAACAGCAGAAGATATTTTAGGAAACCTGGTAAAAGCAGAGATACCTGTCAGCATTGAGCAGTCCGATCTTTACCAGCATGAACCTGAACCAGTTTTACTTGCCTCTTTAAACACCTTTCCCATGATTTTGAAATCCGCACAGAAAAAAGAAAAATCTGAAATATATTCCCCGCTTCCTTCTTCCTTTTACCTGGCAGCAGGGGGAATCAATGTTTCAGAAAGGCAGTTAAAATGGAACATAAAAAAAATGATAAAAAAAGGAATAAACTATGCCCTGGTTATTGGTATTAATTCTTACTCAATATGGCCGCCGCTTAAAACCGCGGTTAATGATGCAATGGGATTAAGCGAAATTCTTATAAGCCGGTATGGATTTTTAAAGGAAAATGTTGTTATTAAAACAGAAGAACAAGCCACAAGACAGGAGATTATCAACGACCTTAGAAATCTGGCAGCAGGACTTGGAGAAGATGACAATCTCCTGGTATATTTTGCAGGCCACGGGCAGCTTGATGATCTTACCAGTGACGGATACTGGATTCCTGTTGAAGGAGAATTAAACGACCCTACGGGCTGGATAGTAAATTCAACAATAAAAAATATCCTAAGCTCTGAAAAGATCAGAGGTAAAAACATAGTCGTCATAGCTGATTCATGTTACAGCGGCAACCTGCTCAGGGGCGGCGGAAAAATGATTTCAGCTTCGGACCGAAATTATATGATGAGAATTATAGAGTCTGCACAGAAAAAATCCAGACAGATCATTACTTCAGGAGGAAATGAGCCGGTTGCTGACGAAGGAAGGGATAATCACAGCCTTTTTGCCTATTATTTTCTCAAAGCCCTTGAAGATAATCAATCCAGTGTCATTGATATTGAAAGCCTGATGCTTACGGATGTATGGAAATCCGTATCTGAAAAAGGAGGACAGAGACCCCGTGTGGGAAGATTAAAAACCCCTATGGATGAAAACGGACAATTTGTACTCATCCTTAATGACGAAATTGATAAACAAAATGAAACTGAATTAGACCAGTATGCTGATATTTCATTCCAGGATGCAGAAGATTCAGACGCAGACAGGCAGAATAAAACCGACAGGGCTGTACCCCTTAAAATCAATGCTCCAAAACCCCAAGACCTTCCTGATACAGAGCCTCCTGAAATCAATTTAAAAGACTATAAACAAGAAAGGGTTGTATTTCTGGATAAAATCTACATACAAGGCAATGCAAAAGATCAGGGAAACATTCAAAATCTTACAATAAATGATAAAAAAGTTCTCAGGATGCCGGGAAGAAATGTATGGTTCAATCATCTTGCAGACCTTGATGAAGGCAGAAATGAATTTTTAATTAAATGCACTGATGCAGTCGGAAATATAAGTGAAAAAAAGATAGTTATAGAAAGAAAAATTCCAAAGGTTTTTGATCTTGATGCCAGGATGTCGGTAGCTTTATTTCCTTTTGCCCGTAAACGATCTTCTGGTACAGGGGTTCATAAATCCCTTCTTAAAAACCTGGTAGAAAGCGGGCGCTTTAATATGAAAGAATGGAAATCTGAAATTATTGAAGGGCTTCCAGATCAGGATGAAAAAAAAGACGAAATCATAAAAATCGCAAAAGAACTTGGTGTGGATTATGTATTAATCGGAACTCTGGATATCAAGGAAAAATCCCTTGAAATATCAGCCAGGGTCATAGAGGTTGATTCCTATGATATTCTTACTTTTGAAGATGTATATGGAGAGGATATTGACAGGGAACTTGAAGAAAAATTGTGCAGCGGGCTGGTTCTTAAGCTTTGTGATTCCCTTCCTGTTATTGAGGGAAAGATTGTTAAGCTTAAAAGTGATGAAGTTATAGTTAATATAGGAGAAAATCATAATATTAAAAAAGGAATGCGCCTGATATTTTTTAAAGAAGGAGAACCTCTTAAAGACCCTGATACAGGTGAGGAATTAGGCGCTGATATTGAGGAATTAGGCGTTGCCCGTGTTTATAAATTCATGGGGCAGAAAATGTCCCAGGCCAAACTTCTGAATAAGGATATAACAGAAGAGCTTGAAGCCGGACTGAGCTTTGTAACCCAGTAA